A region from the Tsuneonella mangrovi genome encodes:
- a CDS encoding VOC family protein: MFETYTLHHVGIVLSSMRDVEEHMATFGLTEDYRGYVERWHCWCVFTRPAGGGAAIELVVADDGPLLRFNQGVGGVHHFAYQIADFAEAERWCAERDLRLLEPAPIKGAGDFWCNFIHPASTRGVQIELVQPW; encoded by the coding sequence ATGTTCGAGACCTATACGCTCCACCATGTGGGGATCGTGCTGTCGTCGATGCGCGATGTCGAGGAACACATGGCGACTTTCGGGCTGACCGAGGACTATCGCGGCTATGTCGAGCGATGGCATTGCTGGTGCGTGTTTACCCGTCCGGCTGGTGGAGGCGCGGCGATCGAACTTGTCGTCGCGGATGATGGTCCGCTGCTGCGCTTCAACCAGGGGGTGGGCGGGGTGCATCACTTTGCATACCAGATCGCCGACTTCGCTGAAGCCGAGCGGTGGTGCGCCGAACGCGACTTGCGATTGCTCGAGCCGGCCCCGATCAAGGGAGCGGGTGATTTCTGGTGCAACTTCATCCATCCCGCTTCGACCCGCGGCGTTCAGATCGAACTGGTCCAGCCATGGTAG
- a CDS encoding acyltransferase family protein — MVGPSGVAPVTRPFPDEIRSLTSLRFIAAVWVVLFHWSNFYPNSVLYDASIVRAGYLGVDFFFVLSGFVLSHVYLQRQVEGRLDYWNFVSRRIGRIYPMHLMTLLLMIAFGLLARHQQWSFSVWDPADFMKLPRGELMREFLAHVLLIHAWGATDGLLFNMPSWSISAEWFAYLAFPLMGALVSKAARRPVAGVIVGAAFLAIFSLGYQAALGNSLVHLTWNAGIFRILPEFLLGMALYRFGERYSMGRTASVVGFPIAFVLTLVLAFLETSPLFVVLCTAAVIYLAADAERHGGSSLLCSPFAVRLGDASYSLYMLHFGFGIALFDLGLAGTLREGTAVSLACIIGGLVGVTCLSLITHRWFEMPARTWINSAARRIMQPTGHAA, encoded by the coding sequence ATGGTAGGTCCCAGCGGCGTCGCGCCTGTGACCAGGCCCTTTCCCGACGAAATCCGGTCGCTCACTTCGCTGCGCTTTATTGCAGCGGTTTGGGTGGTGCTGTTCCACTGGTCGAACTTCTACCCTAATTCAGTGCTTTACGATGCTTCAATCGTGCGGGCGGGTTACCTCGGAGTCGATTTCTTTTTCGTGCTGTCGGGCTTCGTCCTCAGCCATGTCTACCTGCAACGGCAAGTCGAAGGGCGGCTCGACTATTGGAATTTCGTCAGCCGGCGCATCGGGCGGATATACCCGATGCACCTGATGACACTCTTGCTGATGATCGCGTTCGGCCTCTTGGCGCGCCATCAACAGTGGTCGTTCAGCGTCTGGGATCCGGCTGATTTCATGAAGTTGCCTCGCGGTGAACTGATGCGCGAGTTCCTGGCCCATGTACTGCTCATCCATGCCTGGGGGGCAACCGATGGCCTGCTGTTCAACATGCCTTCGTGGTCGATCAGCGCAGAATGGTTTGCATACCTCGCTTTCCCGCTGATGGGCGCGCTTGTTAGCAAGGCCGCGCGGCGACCGGTTGCAGGCGTGATTGTCGGGGCCGCGTTCCTCGCGATTTTCTCGCTGGGCTATCAGGCGGCGTTAGGTAACAGCCTGGTCCACTTGACATGGAATGCAGGGATCTTCCGCATCCTGCCGGAATTCCTGCTGGGGATGGCGCTGTACAGGTTCGGCGAAAGGTACAGCATGGGCCGGACGGCCTCTGTTGTCGGCTTTCCGATAGCATTCGTGCTGACACTGGTGCTGGCTTTTCTGGAAACGTCGCCCTTGTTCGTAGTGCTTTGCACGGCGGCAGTGATCTATCTCGCTGCCGACGCGGAGCGGCACGGTGGATCGAGCCTGTTGTGTAGTCCGTTCGCAGTACGGCTGGGAGACGCGTCTTACTCGCTCTACATGCTGCATTTCGGCTTCGGGATCGCCCTGTTCGATCTGGGGTTGGCCGGGACGCTTCGAGAGGGGACCGCTGTTTCCCTTGCCTGCATCATTGGCGGCCTCGTTGGCGTCACCTGCCTGTCGCTGATCACGCACCGTTGGTTCGAGATGCCCGCCCGAACCTGGATCAACTCGGCTGCGCGCAGGATCATGCAGCCTACCGGGCACGCGGCCTAG